Proteins found in one Roseofilum capinflatum BLCC-M114 genomic segment:
- the acsF gene encoding magnesium-protoporphyrin IX monomethyl ester (oxidative) cyclase — MVSSAEKPAFQEIRPGVKVPAKETILTPRFYTTDFDEMANMDISVNEAELQAILEEFRTDYNRHHFIRDEEFNQSWDRIDGETRRLFVEFLERSCTAEFSGFLLYKELGRRLKGKSPVLAECFNLMSRDEARHAGFLNKAMSDFNLSLDLGFLTKSRSYTFFKPKFIFYATYLSEKIGYWRYITIYRHLEQHPEDRIYPIFRFFENWCQDENRHGDFFDAIMKSQPQILNDWKAKLWSRFFLLSVFATMFLNDIQRSDFYASIGLDAREYDIYVIKKTNETAGRVFPVMLDVENPKFYEYLDLCVENNKKLREIDASSSPKFLKPLQKLPHYLSNGVQFIKLYFMKPVDTTQMEGAVL, encoded by the coding sequence ATGGTAAGCTCGGCTGAAAAACCCGCTTTTCAAGAAATCCGTCCCGGTGTAAAAGTCCCGGCTAAGGAAACCATCCTCACCCCTCGATTCTACACCACAGACTTCGATGAGATGGCTAACATGGACATCTCTGTGAATGAAGCAGAATTACAAGCCATTCTGGAAGAATTCAGAACAGATTATAATCGCCATCACTTTATTCGTGACGAGGAATTTAACCAATCCTGGGATCGCATTGATGGTGAAACTCGTCGCTTGTTTGTGGAATTTCTCGAACGCTCTTGCACGGCTGAGTTTTCTGGTTTCTTACTCTATAAAGAATTAGGCCGTCGCCTCAAAGGAAAAAGCCCGGTTTTGGCAGAATGCTTTAACTTAATGTCCCGTGATGAAGCCCGTCATGCTGGATTTTTGAATAAAGCCATGTCTGACTTTAATCTCTCCCTAGATTTGGGCTTTTTGACGAAAAGTCGCAGTTATACCTTCTTCAAGCCTAAGTTTATTTTCTACGCCACCTATTTGTCTGAGAAAATTGGCTACTGGCGCTATATCACCATCTATCGCCATTTAGAACAACACCCTGAAGATAGAATTTATCCTATCTTCCGCTTCTTTGAAAATTGGTGTCAGGATGAAAACCGCCATGGTGATTTCTTTGATGCCATCATGAAATCTCAGCCGCAAATTCTCAATGATTGGAAAGCTAAACTTTGGAGTCGCTTCTTCCTGTTGTCGGTGTTTGCGACCATGTTCCTGAACGATATTCAACGGTCAGATTTCTATGCGTCTATTGGTTTGGATGCTCGTGAATATGATATTTACGTGATTAAGAAAACCAATGAAACGGCGGGTCGGGTATTCCCGGTTATGTTAGATGTAGAGAATCCTAAATTCTATGAATATTTGGATCTTTGCGTCGAGAACAATAAGAAGTTGCGGGAAATTGATGCTTCTAGCAGTCCCAAGTTCTTGAAACCTCTGCAAAAGCTTCCTCATTATCTGTCTAATGGCGTGCAGTTCATCAAACTGTATTTCATGAAGCCGGTTGATACGACTCAGATGGAAGGCGCTGTCCTTTAA
- a CDS encoding DUF4346 domain-containing protein, whose translation MTDIAQEITAIDDQLSKRDIALDPGGYYIIYLDREARLICAKHFTNIINDRGLAADPETGEVIPAKGKVERTASQVYTARTAKELCVKLFESDPPCAVTMFDHAAYLGRELMRAEFALIQGTEYVQD comes from the coding sequence ATGACAGACATTGCCCAAGAGATTACTGCCATTGATGACCAACTCTCGAAACGAGATATTGCCCTCGATCCGGGGGGATATTATATTATTTACCTTGACCGAGAGGCTCGGCTGATTTGTGCCAAGCATTTTACCAATATTATCAACGATCGCGGTCTAGCTGCCGATCCGGAAACGGGAGAGGTGATTCCCGCGAAGGGGAAAGTAGAACGCACTGCCAGTCAAGTTTATACGGCGCGAACGGCTAAGGAACTCTGTGTGAAACTCTTTGAAAGCGATCCCCCCTGTGCGGTGACGATGTTCGATCATGCGGCGTATCTGGGACGGGAGTTGATGCGAGCGGAGTTTGCCCTGATTCAGGGTACGGAGTATGTCCAAGATTGA
- the galE gene encoding UDP-glucose 4-epimerase GalE — protein MAQPKPTILVTGGAGYIGSHAVLALKEANYEVIILDNLSYGHQDLVENVLKVPLIVGDIGDRLLLDQIFQTYPIAAVMHFAAFIAVGESVQKPGMYYSNNVHGTLTLLEAMLNAKVNKLVFSSTCAIYGEPQTLPIPEDHPQNPMSPYAASKAMVERILTDFDSAYGLKSVRFRYFNAAGAEPGGLLGEDHHPETHLIPLALHTALGKRESLSIFGTDYDTEDGTCLRDYIHVVDLAAAHVLGLEYLLNNGESEVFNLGNGNGFSVRQVIETARQVTGCEIKAVECDRRPGDTPILVGSSNKARTLLNWNPIYPDVETIIRHAWQWHQSRHG, from the coding sequence GTGGCGCAACCAAAACCAACCATTTTAGTAACCGGTGGAGCGGGCTATATTGGCTCCCATGCTGTATTAGCCTTAAAAGAGGCCAACTATGAGGTGATTATTTTAGATAATCTCAGTTATGGGCATCAGGATTTAGTGGAAAATGTTCTCAAAGTCCCCTTGATTGTCGGAGATATTGGCGATCGCCTCTTACTCGATCAGATCTTCCAAACCTATCCTATCGCGGCGGTGATGCACTTTGCCGCCTTTATTGCCGTGGGTGAGTCGGTGCAAAAACCGGGCATGTACTACAGCAACAACGTTCATGGCACACTAACCCTACTCGAAGCCATGCTAAACGCGAAAGTGAACAAGCTGGTTTTCTCCTCCACTTGCGCCATTTATGGGGAACCCCAAACCCTCCCCATCCCCGAAGATCATCCCCAAAATCCCATGAGTCCCTACGCTGCGAGTAAGGCCATGGTCGAGCGAATTTTAACCGATTTTGATAGCGCCTATGGGTTAAAATCTGTCCGGTTCCGCTATTTTAATGCGGCTGGAGCCGAACCGGGAGGCTTATTAGGCGAAGATCATCATCCAGAAACCCATTTAATTCCCTTGGCGCTGCACACCGCTTTAGGAAAACGGGAATCCTTATCCATTTTCGGCACAGACTACGATACGGAAGACGGAACCTGTCTGCGAGACTATATTCATGTGGTCGATTTAGCGGCTGCCCATGTTTTGGGTTTAGAGTACCTTTTAAACAACGGCGAAAGTGAAGTGTTTAATCTCGGTAATGGCAATGGCTTTTCCGTCAGACAAGTGATTGAAACGGCTCGCCAGGTGACAGGATGTGAAATTAAAGCCGTTGAGTGCGATCGCCGTCCCGGAGATACCCCTATATTAGTCGGTAGTAGCAACAAAGCCAGAACTCTGCTCAACTGGAATCCGATCTATCCCGACGTAGAAACCATTATCCGCCATGCCTGGCAATGGCATCAATCTCGCCATGGGTAG
- a CDS encoding sugar transferase — translation MNSDYSLGSTWDLVSVLPRPNHPSTDCPVKRGIDIVGSLVGLLILALIFIPIAIAIKLDSPGPIFFSQRRYGLQGKPFTIYKFRSMVMDADRLKSNVENRAKGLIFKNESDPRVTKVGNFLRKTSLDEFPQFWNVLLGEMSLVGTRPPIHEEVIRYKPHHWRRLDVKPGLTGQWQVSGRSLVSDFEDIVSLDLEYQSLWTPWYDVRIILQTIHVVLRRTGAC, via the coding sequence ATGAATAGCGATTATTCCCTCGGCTCAACCTGGGATTTGGTATCAGTTCTGCCCAGACCTAATCATCCTTCCACGGATTGTCCGGTTAAGCGTGGCATTGATATTGTCGGCAGTCTAGTAGGTTTACTGATTTTAGCTCTAATCTTTATTCCGATCGCCATTGCCATTAAACTCGATAGTCCTGGGCCCATTTTCTTCAGTCAGCGCCGCTATGGACTCCAGGGTAAGCCCTTTACTATTTATAAATTTCGCTCGATGGTCATGGATGCCGATCGCCTGAAATCCAATGTGGAAAATCGCGCTAAGGGTCTCATCTTCAAAAATGAGTCCGATCCTCGTGTGACTAAGGTAGGGAACTTTTTACGCAAAACCAGTTTAGACGAATTTCCCCAATTCTGGAATGTGTTGCTGGGAGAAATGAGCTTAGTCGGGACTCGCCCCCCCATCCATGAGGAAGTGATTCGCTACAAACCCCATCATTGGAGACGCTTGGATGTGAAGCCGGGTTTAACGGGACAGTGGCAGGTGAGTGGACGCTCTTTAGTGAGTGATTTTGAAGATATTGTCAGTTTGGATTTAGAATATCAGTCCCTCTGGACTCCCTGGTACGATGTACGGATTATTTTGCAAACTATTCATGTAGTCTTACGTCGGACAGGGGCTTGTTAA
- a CDS encoding histidinol-phosphate transaminase, which produces MLSFIRPAIAQLSAYKPHPGSITGDAASHSQMLDRLDTNESAHDLPEDLKQKLAQLYVHPLEANRYPDGSHHELKEAIAQYVNESAQITPDSALSPDHICLGNGSDELIRSILMATCLGESAGILTANPTFSMYGILAQTLGIPVVTVDRHPQTFETNLQAAQNALEAHNPPIRVVFMVHPNSPTGNPLTPEEIQWLKQLPPEILVVIDEAYFEFSQHTLVPELDQHPNWVILRTFSKAFRLASHRVGYAIAHPELIEALEKVRLPYNLPTFSQLAALLVLQNRQPLLSTIGPLLQEREHLKDRLNQISLLQVWPSAANFLYARLNSTAQLTHQEIGDRLKTQGTLIRHTGGGLRITIGNPDENQRTYHRLNSLFASVAIPN; this is translated from the coding sequence ATGTTGTCTTTCATTCGTCCGGCGATCGCCCAACTGAGTGCCTATAAACCCCATCCAGGAAGCATCACCGGAGATGCGGCGAGTCATTCCCAAATGTTGGATCGACTTGATACGAATGAAAGCGCCCATGATTTACCCGAAGACCTGAAACAGAAATTAGCCCAGCTCTATGTGCATCCCCTAGAGGCTAATCGCTATCCCGATGGCAGTCATCATGAATTAAAAGAGGCGATCGCCCAATATGTCAACGAATCCGCCCAAATCACTCCAGACTCTGCCCTTTCCCCCGATCACATTTGCCTAGGAAACGGCTCCGATGAACTGATTCGCTCCATCCTGATGGCCACTTGTTTAGGTGAGAGCGCCGGGATTTTAACCGCTAATCCCACCTTCTCCATGTATGGGATTTTAGCCCAAACCTTGGGGATTCCCGTTGTTACCGTCGATCGCCATCCCCAAACCTTTGAAACCAATCTGCAAGCGGCTCAAAATGCTCTAGAAGCCCATAATCCTCCGATTCGGGTGGTGTTTATGGTACATCCCAACTCCCCCACCGGTAACCCCCTGACCCCTGAAGAAATCCAGTGGTTAAAACAATTGCCTCCAGAAATTTTGGTGGTGATTGACGAAGCCTATTTTGAATTTAGTCAACACACCCTTGTCCCTGAATTGGATCAACACCCCAATTGGGTGATTCTACGCACCTTTTCTAAAGCCTTCCGGTTAGCCTCCCATCGCGTCGGTTATGCAATTGCTCACCCTGAATTGATTGAGGCCCTAGAAAAAGTCCGCCTGCCTTATAACTTACCTACCTTTTCCCAACTGGCAGCCCTGTTGGTACTCCAAAATCGTCAACCCCTTCTCAGCACCATTGGCCCCCTATTACAAGAGAGAGAACACCTCAAGGATCGATTAAACCAAATTTCTCTGCTGCAAGTTTGGCCAAGTGCAGCTAATTTTCTCTACGCTCGCCTAAATTCTACAGCCCAACTGACTCATCAAGAAATCGGCGATCGTCTCAAAACCCAAGGCACTCTGATTCGTCATACCGGTGGAGGACTAAGGATTACCATTGGCAATCCTGACGAAAATCAACGCACGTACCACAGACTCAACAGCCTTTTTGCCTCAGTTGCCATCCCTAACTGA
- a CDS encoding YqiA/YcfP family alpha/beta fold hydrolase, which yields MVSPLPRQALYFYLHGFASSPESFKAKAIAQKFSDRHLTLHVPDLNQGDFSHLTLTRQLQQVAGLFPSPETPVYIMGSSFGGLTAAWLGQRYPQVQGLVLLAPAFEFYAYWMAQFTASERQDWQNQGYWPIYHYGEQKALPLHYGLIPDLLEYPPSALTRAVPTLIFHGLNDEVIPIQQSRDYAQSRPGVKLIELESDHGLGDRLPQIWQGIQNFLPGIT from the coding sequence ATGGTTTCCCCATTACCGCGCCAAGCGCTCTATTTCTATCTTCATGGGTTTGCATCTTCTCCTGAGTCCTTTAAGGCAAAGGCGATCGCCCAAAAATTTAGTGATCGCCATCTCACCCTCCATGTCCCCGATCTCAATCAAGGGGATTTTTCCCATCTGACCTTAACTCGGCAATTGCAACAGGTGGCTGGTTTATTCCCCTCCCCAGAAACGCCAGTTTATATCATGGGTTCGAGTTTTGGGGGATTAACAGCCGCTTGGTTGGGACAACGGTATCCTCAAGTGCAGGGGTTAGTTTTACTGGCTCCTGCTTTTGAATTTTATGCTTATTGGATGGCTCAATTTACAGCCTCAGAACGGCAAGACTGGCAAAACCAGGGCTATTGGCCGATTTATCATTATGGAGAACAGAAAGCGCTCCCCCTACACTATGGCTTAATCCCCGATTTGCTTGAATATCCCCCTTCCGCTCTCACCCGTGCTGTCCCGACCCTGATTTTTCATGGATTAAATGATGAGGTGATTCCCATTCAACAGAGCCGAGACTATGCCCAGAGCCGACCTGGGGTGAAGCTAATCGAGTTAGAGAGCGATCATGGATTAGGCGATCGACTGCCCCAAATTTGGCAAGGGATTCAAAATTTCTTACCGGGAATCACTTAA
- a CDS encoding Spy/CpxP family protein refolding chaperone, with protein MMSVKPMSIARVCAVTLTVLVLGGGMAQAQPHGNWDRQGTMIAQRGGPGQRGPNPQGRLMQQLNLSEQQQQQIQAIRERYEPQLSQSREATQQAREQLRNLMTGNANENQIRAQHQQVQQLAQQMGNLHFESMMEIRGVLDESQRQQFGEMMNQRRDRFSNGPGNRRGNRPGGNNRNLDNSQF; from the coding sequence ATGATGTCGGTTAAACCTATGTCTATCGCTCGTGTGTGTGCTGTTACTTTAACTGTGTTGGTTCTGGGTGGGGGAATGGCTCAAGCTCAACCCCACGGCAATTGGGATCGTCAGGGTACGATGATCGCTCAACGGGGAGGCCCTGGCCAACGGGGCCCTAATCCCCAGGGGAGATTGATGCAACAGTTGAATCTGTCGGAACAACAGCAACAGCAAATTCAAGCCATTCGAGAGCGCTATGAACCCCAATTGAGCCAAAGTCGAGAAGCGACGCAGCAAGCTCGCGAGCAGTTGCGGAATTTAATGACGGGAAATGCTAATGAGAACCAAATTCGGGCCCAACATCAGCAGGTGCAACAGTTGGCTCAACAAATGGGAAATCTGCATTTTGAGAGCATGATGGAGATTCGCGGTGTGCTGGATGAGAGTCAACGGCAACAGTTTGGCGAGATGATGAATCAAAGGCGCGATCGCTTTTCCAATGGCCCAGGAAATCGTCGGGGTAATCGACCGGGTGGGAATAATCGGAATTTGGATAATTCTCAATTCTAA
- a CDS encoding sigma-70 family RNA polymerase sigma factor yields MVARLAHLWGTHLSQGASEALENDSQLVHQCLQGDPQSYRPLYRRYQLQVRSTLYQLCGPSHLDDLVQEVFLRAWKGLPKFRKTAKFSTWLYRITCNVASDERRQLAKQNQLSLNVDLLSVSEDTSDLMQLHYQDLVRRGLEQLTWEHRTVLVLHDLEDLPQKEIAQVLQIPVGTVKSRLFHSRAAMRNFLEEQGVQL; encoded by the coding sequence GTGGTTGCTAGATTAGCTCATCTTTGGGGGACTCACCTAAGCCAGGGTGCGTCAGAAGCCTTAGAGAATGACTCACAATTAGTCCATCAATGTCTTCAGGGAGATCCCCAGAGCTATCGCCCATTATATCGCCGTTATCAATTGCAGGTGCGCTCTACCCTCTATCAACTTTGTGGGCCGTCTCACTTGGATGATTTAGTTCAGGAGGTGTTTTTGCGAGCCTGGAAAGGACTACCCAAGTTTCGGAAAACAGCCAAGTTTTCTACTTGGCTCTACCGAATTACTTGCAATGTAGCCTCGGATGAACGGCGACAATTGGCCAAACAAAATCAATTGTCTTTGAATGTGGATCTTCTGTCTGTGTCTGAAGACACATCAGATTTAATGCAGCTTCATTACCAAGATTTGGTGCGTCGGGGTCTGGAGCAATTGACCTGGGAACACCGCACGGTTCTGGTTTTGCATGATTTGGAAGATCTGCCGCAAAAGGAAATTGCCCAGGTTTTACAGATTCCTGTGGGGACAGTGAAATCTAGGTTATTTCATAGCCGAGCAGCTATGCGTAACTTTTTGGAAGAACAGGGAGTGCAATTATGA
- a CDS encoding ATP-grasp domain-containing protein, producing the protein MDLLEYQAKELFAEIGIPILPSQCINHPADLKGLKIPYPVVLKSQVRAGGRGRAGGVKFAENTIDAVAAAQAIVNLPIMGDYPDVILAEAKYNADRELYLAVVLDTHARRPVLLGSNKGGVDLDAVMEHMQVVVVDQGFSPFYARRLVLKMGLQGRLIQSVSQIIEKMYRLFVDKDLDLVEINPLGVSPDGSVMALDGKVTVNDEALNRHRDWVKLWIKNDSSFIDPPPLTSSKNGDRPPEEDGVQDLGFHLMDLEGTIGVLSNGTGLMMATLDLIYSSGGHPARCLDIAGDFQGGWLADELCDRIERGLELVLDQEEVEILLVNLMSSLTPSDRIVEAIIKGLERRSRSVTNSNVPVILRLVGDALSPEIEERLAQFQMTWIEDLEAAIKAALVPSQQ; encoded by the coding sequence ATGGATTTACTAGAGTATCAGGCTAAGGAATTATTTGCGGAGATTGGCATTCCTATCTTGCCGTCTCAGTGCATCAACCATCCGGCTGACTTGAAAGGATTGAAGATTCCCTATCCCGTGGTCTTAAAATCCCAAGTGCGTGCCGGAGGTCGGGGTCGGGCCGGAGGGGTGAAATTTGCCGAAAATACCATTGATGCGGTGGCTGCGGCCCAGGCGATCGTCAATTTGCCGATTATGGGCGATTATCCAGATGTGATTTTAGCTGAGGCTAAATACAATGCCGATCGCGAACTTTATTTAGCAGTAGTGTTGGATACCCATGCCAGGCGACCGGTGCTGTTAGGCTCCAACAAAGGCGGTGTCGATCTCGATGCAGTGATGGAACACATGCAAGTAGTGGTGGTCGATCAGGGCTTTTCGCCGTTTTATGCTCGCCGTTTGGTGTTGAAGATGGGACTCCAAGGGCGATTAATTCAATCGGTCAGCCAGATTATTGAAAAAATGTATCGGTTGTTTGTCGATAAAGATCTGGATCTGGTGGAAATTAATCCGTTGGGCGTGAGTCCTGATGGTAGTGTGATGGCTTTAGATGGTAAGGTAACGGTGAATGACGAGGCCTTAAACCGCCATCGAGATTGGGTGAAATTGTGGATTAAAAATGATTCTAGCTTCATCGATCCGCCTCCATTGACCTCAAGTAAGAATGGCGATCGCCCCCCGGAAGAAGATGGAGTTCAGGATTTGGGCTTCCATCTTATGGATTTAGAGGGCACTATAGGGGTTTTATCGAATGGGACAGGATTGATGATGGCTACCCTGGATTTAATCTATAGTAGCGGTGGCCATCCCGCCCGATGTTTAGATATTGCTGGGGACTTTCAAGGGGGATGGTTGGCTGATGAACTGTGCGATCGGATTGAGCGAGGATTGGAATTGGTACTCGATCAGGAGGAAGTGGAGATTTTGTTGGTGAATTTGATGAGCAGCTTAACGCCGAGCGATCGCATTGTTGAAGCGATCATAAAAGGATTAGAGCGGCGATCGCGATCGGTGACGAATTCTAACGTTCCGGTTATTCTGAGGCTGGTTGGAGATGCCTTGAGTCCGGAGATCGAAGAGCGGTTAGCTCAGTTTCAAATGACTTGGATAGAAGACCTAGAAGCAGCGATTAAAGCGGCTTTGGTTCCCAGTCAACAGTAA
- a CDS encoding succinate--CoA ligase subunit alpha produces the protein MNFSHTQKVLVQGITQALGRVHARLMKEYGTNVVAGVSAGEGGQEIEGIPTFDLVEEAVHRVEGIDTSLIFVPPYEMLDAALEAIAAGIRHLILIPSGMPPLDMVKLLRKAEVTETLVLGPNCPGIIVPGQVLLGTHPSQCYTPGRIGLISCADTLTYQVALELSKAGFGQSVGVGLGRETILGSSFAQWLQILEEDDQTDAIVLVGEIDGLGGEEQAAEYIIEAIDKPVVAYLAGQRAPQPRRKGHAATLIASRLLVTEMKAGRGSMVSKDISDRKLEAFKAGKIPVAEKPADIPKLLKTQLRRTSSAKNTKKS, from the coding sequence ATGAACTTTAGTCATACTCAAAAAGTATTAGTCCAAGGAATTACCCAGGCCTTAGGACGAGTCCATGCCCGGTTAATGAAAGAGTATGGCACGAATGTGGTGGCGGGGGTGAGCGCAGGAGAAGGGGGCCAAGAAATTGAAGGCATTCCTACGTTTGATTTGGTGGAAGAGGCGGTTCATCGGGTGGAGGGGATTGATACCTCGTTGATTTTTGTACCGCCCTATGAAATGCTAGATGCGGCTCTAGAGGCGATCGCCGCCGGAATTCGCCATCTGATTTTAATTCCCTCTGGGATGCCTCCCCTGGATATGGTGAAGTTACTTCGCAAAGCCGAAGTCACAGAAACCTTGGTGTTGGGGCCCAACTGTCCGGGGATTATTGTCCCTGGTCAAGTGCTACTGGGAACCCATCCTAGCCAATGTTATACTCCCGGTCGCATTGGTCTGATTAGTTGCGCCGATACTCTGACCTATCAGGTGGCTTTAGAGTTAAGTAAAGCAGGATTCGGTCAATCGGTAGGGGTGGGTTTAGGCCGAGAAACGATTTTAGGGTCTTCGTTTGCCCAATGGTTACAGATTTTAGAAGAAGACGACCAAACCGATGCGATCGTTTTAGTGGGTGAGATTGATGGGTTAGGGGGAGAGGAACAAGCGGCCGAATACATCATAGAAGCCATTGATAAACCCGTGGTCGCTTATTTAGCGGGTCAACGGGCCCCCCAACCCCGTCGTAAGGGCCATGCAGCGACTTTGATTGCGTCTCGGTTATTGGTCACTGAGATGAAAGCCGGACGGGGGTCAATGGTGAGTAAAGATATTAGCGATCGCAAGTTAGAAGCGTTTAAGGCGGGTAAAATTCCTGTGGCCGAGAAACCGGCGGATATTCCTAAGTTGCTTAAGACTCAATTAAGACGGACTTCATCCGCGAAGAATACGAAGAAGTCGTAA
- a CDS encoding ABC transporter ATP-binding protein — translation MANELAIRTCGLTKQFDRHIAVNDLDLEVGRGEVYGLIGPNGAGKTTLIRMLAAAEEPTTGEIYINGDRLLRDHSNPTLKRRIGYLPDDFPVYDDLTVWDYLDYFARLYQLKDPRRRQRLYDVLELVQLGNKRNSQISTLSRGMKQRLSLARTIIHEPIVLLLDEPVSGLDPIARMQFREIIKVLQEAGMTVLISSHVLSDLAELCTSVGIMELGYLVESTTLKDLYQRLSRQQISIATLGSQDALITELKQFSQVDGWETLSSGHLRVNFNGTPEESAQLLRSLISANLPITEFYSTQEDLETIFLKLGHKQAS, via the coding sequence ATGGCAAACGAACTGGCAATCCGGACTTGTGGACTGACCAAGCAATTTGACCGCCATATCGCGGTCAACGATCTAGATTTAGAAGTCGGACGCGGTGAGGTCTACGGTTTAATTGGCCCCAATGGTGCAGGGAAAACGACCTTAATTCGCATGTTGGCAGCGGCCGAAGAACCGACAACTGGGGAAATTTACATTAACGGCGATCGCCTCCTCAGAGACCATTCTAACCCCACCCTCAAACGGCGCATTGGTTATCTACCCGACGATTTCCCCGTGTATGACGATCTCACCGTTTGGGACTATTTAGACTATTTTGCCCGCTTATATCAACTCAAAGACCCCCGCCGTCGGCAACGCCTCTATGATGTGCTAGAACTGGTACAACTGGGCAATAAGCGCAATAGTCAGATTTCCACCCTCTCGCGGGGGATGAAACAACGGCTTTCCTTAGCTCGAACCATTATCCATGAACCGATTGTGTTATTGCTCGATGAACCGGTGTCCGGCTTAGATCCCATTGCGCGAATGCAGTTTCGGGAAATTATCAAAGTTCTGCAAGAAGCAGGAATGACCGTTTTAATTTCCTCCCATGTCCTCAGTGACTTGGCAGAACTCTGTACGTCCGTGGGTATCATGGAATTGGGCTACTTAGTCGAAAGCACAACTCTAAAAGATTTGTATCAGCGCTTAAGTCGTCAACAAATCTCGATCGCCACCTTGGGATCTCAAGATGCCTTGATTACAGAACTGAAACAGTTTTCCCAGGTGGACGGATGGGAAACCCTCTCATCGGGTCATTTGCGGGTGAACTTTAACGGAACCCCAGAAGAGAGCGCCCAGTTATTGCGATCGCTCATTAGCGCTAATTTACCCATAACTGAGTTTTACTCTACCCAGGAAGATTTAGAAACCATCTTCCTGAAATTGGGTCATAAGCAAGCATCTTAA
- a CDS encoding RRXRR domain-containing protein, translated as MLRIPVVDKDHKPLMPTTPARARKWIESGKAVKRWSDCGQFYVQLTVEPSGCETQDIVIGIDPGKKYSGIGVQSSKFTLYTAHLILPFQKVRDRMDNRRLMRRARRGRRINRKVAFTKRAHRQKRFENRRQGKLAPSIRANRQLELRIVSELCKIYPVIEIRYEYVKADVDLTSGRKKAKSGKGFSPVMVGQAWVLEQLAQFAPVVKIEGYKTALVRRELDLTKNKADKSKAEFNTHAVDGVAIAASHFIEYRKYHKVSEDGATWFGSVCITTAPFFVIRRPPYSRRQLHLMVPAKGGSRRKYGGSTTRHGVRKGDLVQSPKGIGYVSGDTEKQISVSDANWKRLGQIAATKVTLIRRSNGLIVA; from the coding sequence ATACTTAGGATTCCAGTCGTAGACAAAGACCACAAGCCACTCATGCCCACAACTCCGGCGCGGGCGCGTAAGTGGATTGAATCAGGGAAAGCCGTCAAGCGCTGGTCGGATTGCGGTCAGTTCTACGTGCAACTGACCGTTGAGCCATCAGGATGCGAGACTCAGGATATCGTTATTGGGATTGACCCCGGCAAGAAATATTCTGGCATCGGCGTTCAATCTTCTAAGTTCACGCTTTACACGGCTCATCTAATTCTCCCGTTCCAAAAGGTAAGAGACAGGATGGACAATCGCCGTTTAATGCGTCGGGCAAGACGAGGACGCAGAATCAATCGCAAGGTTGCCTTCACAAAACGTGCCCATCGGCAGAAACGGTTTGAGAATCGTCGGCAGGGCAAACTTGCCCCATCGATTCGAGCTAATCGTCAACTCGAACTGAGAATCGTCTCAGAACTCTGTAAGATATATCCAGTGATTGAGATTCGTTACGAGTATGTAAAAGCTGATGTTGATCTGACGAGCGGACGCAAAAAAGCGAAATCAGGCAAAGGATTTTCACCTGTAATGGTAGGTCAAGCATGGGTGTTAGAGCAGTTAGCTCAGTTTGCGCCTGTGGTGAAAATCGAAGGCTATAAAACAGCATTGGTGCGTCGTGAGTTGGACTTGACAAAAAACAAAGCAGACAAGTCCAAAGCTGAGTTCAACACTCACGCTGTAGACGGGGTTGCCATTGCTGCATCGCACTTTATCGAGTACCGCAAGTATCACAAGGTTAGCGAGGATGGCGCAACGTGGTTTGGTTCCGTCTGTATCACCACTGCACCGTTCTTTGTGATTCGTAGACCCCCTTATTCCCGTCGGCAACTGCATCTCATGGTTCCAGCGAAAGGAGGGAGTCGCCGTAAATATGGCGGATCTACAACTCGTCACGGTGTTCGTAAAGGTGACTTAGTTCAATCTCCAAAAGGGATTGGTTATGTTTCCGGCGATACCGAAAAGCAAATATCTGTCAGCGATGCCAACTGGAAACGGTTGGGGCAGATCGCAGCAACTAAAGTCACTCTGATCCGCCGATCAAATGGCTTGATTGTTGCGTAA